The genomic segment AAGGCCTGGCAGGTGAGGCGTATGTTCAGCATCATGAGGATGTGTTCTCCATAGTGTTACGCGTCCCGGTCAGCGCTGCCGGCTCGGGTAAAGATTGTTCAGTGGCTATCCGCTGGCAGGACAGTTGCAGGGCATCGGTCAAGCCATCAATTGGCAAAATGGCCGGGAGCGTGAGGATGCATCCCTCACTCCCTCCCCAACTGACGATCATCTGCTTGCCAGCCTGAATGCCGCTCAGGTAGACATTGCCGCCGTCATTCACAATTCCGGTGTCCTGCTGTTTCATGTTCTTCACCGTCGCGCCGAAGGGCGGTGAACTGCCATCCGGCAAGCGAAGAACCGCCATGGCCTTCGAACCGAAAATCACTTCCAGTGATCGATAACCAATTGCCCCTTCTGTGAGGGTCAGTTGCGTCACTGATTGAGTGGCTTCGACATTGTTCGGCAAGCGCTCCAGATCGACGCTGGCCGCCGTACGCTGATAGCTGCTGATATCGGAAATGACCGCCTTGCCGAAGGCGTTACTGCGGGTCGGCGTGCCATAACCCCGCACAGGCACATCGGACACACCACCGGTGTCGACCATCAGTCGGGTTCCGCCGGTACTGGTTGTACGATGGAGCGCCGCACCGTAAGGCGTGAGCGTGCCGCCGCCGCGAACTGACGCACTGAGGGTTCGGTTATTGCCTTGTTGCGTACTCGCGCTCAGGTCGACGTCGGCCTGGTCCCCGATGTGACTCAGGTAACCACTGGCGGAGTTATTGCTGGCCCCCAGTTGGTAACTATTGCGCTCATCGATGCGATCGCTGAAGCGCGTTGAAAAGCTGTTATCGCCCCCGGATCTATTAGCATCCATCGAGAGTGTGCCGCTGCGCCCGAACGGCAAACTGACCGTCAGCGACATCCCGTTATCCTTATGGTGATACTCCCGAGTGCGGTAGACATTCAGGGACATGTTCAGGTTTTTGACGGTCCCGAGATTGAAGTAGCGTGACGCAGACAAGTTCCAGCGCTGAGTCTGCGGGCGATTCCAATACGTTTGTTTGTTGTAACTGGCGTATACAGTGGCGCCCAGGTCACGGAACTGCTTATTCACCGTGACCGTATAAAGTGCCTTGTTACCGCCAATCGGCCTCCAGTGTTCAACAAACTCACCGTTCTGGTCATACACGCCCCGCCCGCCGAGTTCGCCGTTCATCCCGTAATGCTTGGCATCCAGGTATTGGCTCATGCTCAAGAAGTTCTTTTCGGAGAATCGGTAACCCGCGAAGGTGACCTGGCTGTCGTACTGTTCGAAGTTCTTGGAATATTGAAGCCGGTAGGATTTCCCCTTGAGCGTCTCGTTCCAAAGGTGTGCACGGGACTCTGTCACGTCCACCGAGATGGCCCCGAACGCCAGCAGATCACGACCCACCCCGGCCGACAGCGCACGGTAGTTGTTATCCAATATCGCACCGCCCAACAGCGACCAGCCGTTGCTGATGCCCCAGGAGAATTCCCCGGTACCAAAGAAGGCACCGTCGTCGTGGTACTGGAGATTGGACGGCTGCCCGGCAGACAGCTTGTAACGAACCTGCCCAGGACGCGTCAGGTAGGGAACGCCTGCCGTATCGAGC from the Pseudomonas sp. N3-W genome contains:
- a CDS encoding outer membrane usher protein; this translates as MWNASKVINTLRPGFFGGLISLAGTAMGAGDIEFNTDVLDLSDRTNIDLSRFARSGFILPGNYSMVVQLNTQPIIEQSVAFYPPDDDPKGSQACLSPELVEQLGLKQSGVAKLRWWKDGQCLDPQGLPGMEVSADLATSTLSINLPQAYLEYSAINWDPPSRWDEGVPGLLIDYNMTAQSSYRRHDGTRNDLTGNGTLGANAGAWRLRADWQGRVEKDRESAARRQKLEWSRYYAYRALPELKARLVVGEDYLYSDLFDSFRFTGAGLKSDESQLPPNLRGYAPEVVGVAKTNAKVIVSQQGRVLYETLVAAGPFRIQDLNDAVSGRLDVRVEEQDGSVQKFQLDTAGVPYLTRPGQVRYKLSAGQPSNLQYHDDGAFFGTGEFSWGISNGWSLLGGAILDNNYRALSAGVGRDLLAFGAISVDVTESRAHLWNETLKGKSYRLQYSKNFEQYDSQVTFAGYRFSEKNFLSMSQYLDAKHYGMNGELGGRGVYDQNGEFVEHWRPIGGNKALYTVTVNKQFRDLGATVYASYNKQTYWNRPQTQRWNLSASRYFNLGTVKNLNMSLNVYRTREYHHKDNGMSLTVSLPFGRSGTLSMDANRSGGDNSFSTRFSDRIDERNSYQLGASNNSASGYLSHIGDQADVDLSASTQQGNNRTLSASVRGGGTLTPYGAALHRTTSTGGTRLMVDTGGVSDVPVRGYGTPTRSNAFGKAVISDISSYQRTAASVDLERLPNNVEATQSVTQLTLTEGAIGYRSLEVIFGSKAMAVLRLPDGSSPPFGATVKNMKQQDTGIVNDGGNVYLSGIQAGKQMIVSWGGSEGCILTLPAILPIDGLTDALQLSCQRIATEQSLPEPAALTGTRNTMENTSS